A genome region from Anopheles stephensi strain Indian chromosome 2, UCI_ANSTEP_V1.0, whole genome shotgun sequence includes the following:
- the LOC118504198 gene encoding amine oxidase [flavin-containing] A, whose product MFHCVAATSTDEQQTSTEHLNANNDDPAEPELLDLAIVGAGISGLMAARTITEKQAGIQFRVFEKSAHPGGLLGGLKTRWITPHHFHAVNLCRELNIPLTTVWRQSEVSNTRRSLQSIGPFGEFGPSKSHGSVFASMREMLVRLESTRFMSELDCLATVKFIPRNSENMEHFLCKKLLFEASRRFFRFLIKIGTGFYPSELTVSDCLRVFRSMSSVSDLYGMLTLQNGHLQPLGSPNWEPLVEQLVSRVGSENVNYSTNIVQLEISSVQRREIVSLTDSTGKRWRARYVILAVSCLDLLQISFRPTQPLYFQQPNSQLGLWAMANFTVRYPAPYWRDHDFTGCIFSPAQSLVCYESGHNQLSGTYFSPLRGVVDDTERHLIRDTVLRLLRANFNCRTMQKPLECTIEVHPIPFYFDVFPTFERCVIFASTNVSCWYRGFINGSIQGGIRAAILALLEIRPQTITFREVTDMQCIHFKYFQRRSATERFWCSLNLASASRLLLGAGAVLLTFGVCRMLFRAEFWNGWSDGEMPV is encoded by the exons ATGTTTCATTGTGTGGCGGCGACTTCGACCGATGAGCAGCAAACTTCAACCGAGCACCTGAATGCGAACAATGACGACCCGGCCGAACCGGAACTGCTCGATCTCGCCATCGTCGGTGCAGGCATCTCCGGTTTAATGGCGGCCCGAACGATAACCGAAAAGCAGGCCGGCATACAGTTCCGCGTGTTTGAAAAGTCGGCCCATCCCGGCGGTTTGCTCGGTGGGCTAAAAACACGCTGGATAACCCCGCACCACTTTCACGCGGTCAATCTGTGCCGCGAGCTAAACATTCCACTCACCACCGTGTGGCGTCAGTCGGAGGTAAGCAATACCCGGCGCTCGCTCCAATCGATCGGCCCGTTCGGTGAGTTTGGACCGTCAAAGTCGCACGGATCGGTTTTTGCGTCGATGCGTGAAATGTTGGTGCGGCTCGAAAGTACACGCTTCATGAGTGAGCTCGATTGTCTCGCCACGGTAAAGTTTATACCGCGAAATTCCGAAAACATGGAACACTTTCTTTGCAAGAAGCTGCTGTTCGAAGCGTCACGCAGATTTTTTCGTTTCCTCATCAAAATTGGTACCGGGTTCTATCCGTCCGAGCTGACCGTGTCCGACTGTTTGCGGGTGTTCCGTTCCATGTCCTCCGTGTCGGACCTGTACGGCATGCTAACGTTACAGAACGGTCACCTGCAGCCGTTAGGCTCACCAAACTGGGAACCGCTCGTCGAACAGCTCGTCTCCCGGGTCGGGTCCGAAAATGTGAATTATTCAACTAACATTGTGCAGCTGGAAATTAGCAGTGTACAGCGGCGTGAAATCGTTTCCCTGACCGATTCGACCGGGAAGCGGTGGCGTGCCCGATACGTCATACTGGCCGTATCCTGTTTAGATCTGTTGCAAATTAGCTTCCGGCCCACCCAACCGCTCTACTTCCAGCAACCGAACAGTCAGCTGGGACTTTGGGCGATGGCCAACTTTACCGTACGCTATCCGGCTCCGTACTGGCGTGATCACGACTTCACCGGTTGCATCTTCAGCCCGGCCCAGTCCCTCGTGTGCTACGAATCGGGTCACAATCAATTATCCGGCACCTACTTTTCACCGCTGCGTGGCGTTGTGGACGATACCGAGCGCCATCTCATACGCGACACGGTACTACGGTTGCTCCGGGCGAACTTCAACTGCCGCACGATGCAGAAGCCGCTGGAATGTACCATCGAAGTTCACCCGATACCGTTCTACTTCGATGTGTTCCCAACGTTCGAACGGTGCGTCATATTTGCCTCCACCAACGTGAGCTGCTGGTACCGGGGCTTCATCAACGGGTCGATACAGGGCG GAATACGTGCCGCTATTTTGGCGCTGCTTGAGATCCGGCCGCAAACCATCACCTTCCGGGAGGTGACCGATATGCAGTGTATACACTTCAAGTACTTTCAACGCCGGTCGGCCACGGAACGGTTCTGGTGCTCGCTGAATCTTGCCAGCGCGAGCCGGCTGCTGCTCGGTGCCGGTGCGGTCCTACTGACCTTCGGGGTTTGCCGCATGCTCTTCAGGGCAGAGTTTTGGAACGGCTGGTCTGATGGTGAAATGCctgtataa